A genomic segment from Polyangium mundeleinium encodes:
- a CDS encoding BTAD domain-containing putative transcriptional regulator yields MHAQGNSTKGIIDWHLSVLGEVRLVGPNGPARFEKKAFGLLAYLAVEGATPKSRLAGLFWSDSPEATARANLRQLLRRLKVATGDVLVSGADPLALAASVDADVSALRGARRTELAARATELPLGRLLGQLAFDDAPLFDEWLHSARANVDAARRQAITAAIDEHERSGRLADALALAARAVELEPRSEDAHRQRMRLLYAAGDRGEALAVFQRLRAMLDRELGIEPSRATTELAREIARSVEQRGPRSAPSARVIPLSVLRPPALVGREEVWARMEAAWAAGQAIIIGGPPGIGKSRLMHDFLNAVAKPFFFSGRPGDRAVPYGTHARVYSEMLAKIDAAKLAPWARAELARLVPALGQAPGPMESEADKIRMLQAKIEAHRLAAREGYDAFGVDDIQFVDAATAEAGQYVMAQLFQDPTVKLRAVLCYRAGELPEAIMASIREGVAFGLGIHIELDPLPPAGVRQLLGSLDVPGIADMADSIASYAGGNPLFVLETVKHVIASGTLSRAEVARMPPGRIGVVLEGTLSRLSEPALQMARVLALLGSNFTLASASAALEASAAATAACWAELTAAHVVHGMGFSHDLIGETVLATLPRPVEVLLRRRLAVALEALGADPALVAEQWRGAGEPCMVGRKLMDAATSSRGVFLPREAAVFYERAAEAFREGGDVVAANEVGKMRDRLLQRAGAAVDPAGPRSPAP; encoded by the coding sequence GTGCACGCGCAGGGCAACTCCACAAAAGGGATCATCGACTGGCATCTCTCCGTGCTGGGAGAGGTCCGACTCGTCGGTCCCAACGGCCCGGCGCGGTTCGAAAAGAAGGCGTTCGGGCTCCTTGCCTACCTGGCGGTCGAGGGGGCGACGCCGAAGTCGAGGCTCGCCGGACTGTTCTGGTCCGACTCGCCCGAGGCGACGGCGCGGGCCAACCTGCGACAGCTCCTCCGGCGGCTGAAGGTGGCGACCGGCGACGTGCTCGTGAGCGGCGCAGATCCGCTGGCTCTGGCGGCCTCCGTGGACGCGGACGTGAGCGCGCTGCGAGGCGCGCGCCGCACGGAGCTCGCGGCGCGCGCCACCGAGCTGCCTTTGGGCCGGCTGCTCGGTCAGCTCGCGTTCGACGACGCACCGCTGTTCGACGAGTGGCTGCACAGCGCGCGAGCGAACGTGGACGCCGCGCGACGTCAGGCGATCACCGCCGCGATCGACGAGCACGAGCGAAGCGGTCGTCTCGCCGACGCGCTCGCGCTCGCCGCGCGCGCCGTGGAGCTCGAACCGCGTTCGGAGGACGCGCACCGGCAGCGGATGCGCCTGCTCTATGCCGCGGGAGATCGTGGCGAAGCGCTCGCGGTCTTCCAGCGCCTGCGCGCGATGCTGGATCGGGAGCTCGGGATCGAGCCATCACGCGCCACGACCGAGCTCGCCCGCGAGATCGCGCGCTCTGTCGAGCAACGCGGGCCGAGGTCCGCGCCGTCGGCGCGCGTGATCCCGCTCTCCGTGCTCCGGCCTCCGGCGCTCGTGGGCCGCGAGGAGGTGTGGGCGCGGATGGAGGCGGCTTGGGCCGCCGGCCAGGCCATCATCATCGGCGGCCCGCCGGGCATCGGGAAGAGCCGCCTCATGCACGACTTCCTCAACGCGGTGGCGAAGCCGTTCTTCTTCTCGGGCCGCCCCGGCGACCGCGCCGTGCCTTACGGGACGCACGCACGCGTGTACAGCGAAATGCTGGCGAAGATTGACGCGGCGAAGCTCGCTCCCTGGGCGCGCGCCGAGCTCGCGCGGCTCGTGCCGGCGCTGGGGCAGGCGCCGGGGCCGATGGAGAGCGAGGCGGACAAGATACGCATGCTCCAGGCCAAGATCGAAGCGCATCGCCTCGCGGCGCGCGAAGGCTACGACGCGTTTGGCGTCGACGACATCCAGTTCGTGGACGCCGCGACCGCGGAAGCCGGGCAGTATGTGATGGCGCAGCTCTTCCAGGACCCGACGGTGAAGCTTCGCGCCGTGCTCTGTTATCGCGCGGGCGAGCTGCCCGAGGCGATCATGGCGTCCATCCGCGAGGGCGTGGCGTTTGGCCTGGGGATCCACATCGAGCTCGATCCGCTCCCCCCGGCCGGCGTGCGGCAGCTCCTCGGGAGCCTCGACGTGCCCGGCATCGCCGACATGGCCGACTCGATCGCGAGCTACGCGGGCGGCAATCCGCTCTTCGTGCTCGAGACCGTGAAGCACGTGATCGCGTCGGGCACGCTCTCGCGCGCCGAAGTCGCGCGCATGCCCCCCGGCCGCATCGGCGTGGTCCTCGAAGGCACGCTCTCGCGCTTGTCGGAGCCGGCGTTGCAGATGGCCCGCGTGCTCGCGCTGCTCGGCTCGAATTTCACGCTCGCGAGCGCGTCGGCCGCGCTCGAGGCCAGCGCCGCTGCCACCGCCGCTTGCTGGGCGGAGCTCACGGCCGCGCACGTCGTGCATGGCATGGGCTTCAGCCACGATCTCATCGGGGAAACCGTCCTCGCGACGCTCCCGCGCCCCGTCGAGGTGCTCCTGCGCCGCCGGCTGGCGGTGGCGCTCGAAGCGCTGGGCGCAGACCCTGCCCTCGTGGCCGAGCAGTGGCGCGGCGCAGGCGAACCTTGCATGGTGGGTCGAAAGCTGATGGATGCGGCGACGTCGTCCCGCGGCGTCTTCTTGCCGCGCGAGGCCGCGGTCTTCTACGAGCGCGCCGCCGAGGCGTTCCGCGAGGGCGGCGACGTGGTCGCGGCGAACGAGGTGGGGAAGATGCGCGATCGGCTCCTCCAGCGGGCCGGGGCCGCCGTCGATCCCGCGGGGCCGAGGTCGCCGGCTCCGTGA
- a CDS encoding SDR family oxidoreductase, which yields MQNMPVALVTGANKGIGHEIAKQLAARGYTVLVGARDLARGEDSAKRITGETRAVALDVTNEGSIAAAASRIRREFGRLDVLVNNAGIAKGGAQTAAMLADIAQSGAPSVATLADVRAVFETNVFGVIAVTQAMLPLLREAPAGRIVNVSSRVGSMTTISDPAYPHRGIGGVAYGPSKSALNAVTIAFAQELADTAIKVNAACPGYTATDLNNHSGPRSVVEAAREPVRLALLGPDGPTGTFSNDAGPIPW from the coding sequence ATGCAGAACATGCCCGTCGCCCTGGTCACTGGGGCCAACAAAGGAATCGGTCACGAGATCGCGAAGCAGCTCGCGGCGCGCGGCTACACCGTGCTCGTCGGTGCGCGCGACCTCGCGCGCGGCGAGGACTCCGCGAAACGGATCACCGGCGAAACGCGAGCGGTCGCGCTCGACGTCACGAACGAAGGCTCGATCGCCGCTGCCGCTTCGCGGATACGTCGCGAGTTCGGCCGGCTCGACGTCCTCGTCAACAACGCCGGCATCGCCAAAGGCGGAGCGCAGACCGCGGCCATGCTCGCCGACATCGCCCAAAGTGGGGCGCCGAGCGTGGCCACGCTCGCCGACGTCCGCGCCGTGTTCGAGACAAACGTGTTCGGTGTGATCGCCGTGACCCAGGCGATGCTTCCGCTCCTGCGCGAAGCGCCGGCCGGGCGGATCGTCAACGTGTCGAGCCGCGTCGGCTCGATGACCACGATCAGCGACCCCGCCTATCCACACCGCGGCATCGGTGGCGTCGCGTATGGCCCGTCGAAGAGCGCCCTCAACGCGGTGACGATCGCGTTCGCGCAGGAGCTCGCCGACACTGCGATCAAGGTCAATGCGGCCTGCCCCGGCTACACCGCGACCGATCTCAACAACCACAGTGGGCCCCGCAGCGTCGTCGAAGCGGCGCGCGAACCGGTGCGGCTCGCGCTGCTCGGTCCCGACGGACCCACCGGCACGTTCTCGAACGACGCCGGCCCGATTCCTTGGTGA
- a CDS encoding amidohydrolase family protein: protein MALALLATAHCGPEKENPPGGTGGAVCTSSDKVLRLGKLVHPEDGTVLDKAIVVIHEDRITYVGTDEKQIPCGASVIDWTAYTGLPGLVDAHVHFTYQTDQAPGTLPWTRAPWLMNNNAYKLLDLARGAALATLKTGVTTAIDKGGADYILNPLRAEILSGKTPGPRMYNSIGGISNHKHPGAFTTDTLKGWVQLQVLRGADLVKVWADQCSDQTLDCVPMFTFDELKLLVDTSHQEGLPIAIHAYHQDTASLAIMAGPDSIEHPEGLDAVDCGTMIDKGTIYVPTIDHNRYYKDNLVFFGYAPELSAKFDAYIQKNLESATLAHLMGVKLAMGSDAVFTGFGQNTQELAWFVKAGMTPLEALRAATLHGAESIGAEHEVGKVAVGYYADIIAVEGDPLTDINVVLKGVRKVMMGGRVAEF, encoded by the coding sequence TTGGCCCTCGCCCTCCTTGCGACAGCCCATTGCGGCCCGGAAAAGGAGAACCCCCCCGGCGGCACCGGCGGCGCTGTATGCACGAGCAGCGACAAGGTCCTTCGGCTGGGCAAGCTCGTCCACCCCGAGGATGGCACGGTCCTCGACAAGGCGATCGTCGTGATCCACGAGGATCGGATCACCTACGTCGGCACGGATGAAAAGCAGATTCCGTGCGGGGCCAGCGTCATCGATTGGACGGCGTACACCGGTCTCCCCGGCCTTGTCGATGCCCATGTCCACTTCACCTACCAGACGGACCAGGCGCCGGGCACGCTTCCGTGGACCCGTGCCCCCTGGCTGATGAACAACAACGCCTACAAACTCCTGGACCTCGCCCGCGGCGCCGCGCTGGCGACGCTCAAGACCGGCGTCACCACCGCGATCGACAAGGGAGGCGCCGACTACATCCTGAACCCCCTGCGCGCCGAGATCCTGTCCGGCAAGACGCCGGGACCGCGGATGTACAACTCCATCGGCGGGATCTCCAATCACAAGCACCCGGGCGCGTTCACCACCGATACCTTGAAGGGCTGGGTGCAGCTCCAGGTGCTGCGCGGCGCCGACCTCGTGAAAGTATGGGCCGATCAGTGCAGCGACCAGACGCTCGACTGCGTGCCGATGTTCACGTTCGACGAGCTCAAGCTGCTGGTCGACACGTCCCACCAGGAAGGGCTGCCCATCGCGATCCACGCGTACCACCAGGACACGGCCAGCCTCGCCATCATGGCCGGCCCGGACTCGATCGAGCACCCGGAGGGCCTCGATGCGGTGGACTGCGGCACCATGATCGACAAGGGGACGATCTACGTGCCGACCATCGATCACAACCGGTATTACAAGGACAACCTCGTGTTCTTCGGCTACGCCCCCGAGCTTTCGGCGAAGTTCGACGCGTACATCCAGAAGAACCTCGAAAGCGCGACCCTGGCGCACCTGATGGGCGTGAAGCTCGCGATGGGCTCGGACGCCGTGTTCACCGGATTCGGTCAGAATACGCAGGAGCTCGCCTGGTTCGTGAAGGCCGGGATGACCCCGCTCGAAGCGCTCCGCGCCGCCACCCTCCATGGAGCCGAGAGCATCGGCGCCGAGCACGAGGTCGGAAAGGTCGCGGTGGGCTACTATGCCGATATCATCGCGGTCGAGGGCGACCCGCTGACGGACATCAACGTCGTCCTCAAAGGGGTCCGCAAGGTGATGATGGGCGGGCGGGTCGCGGAATTCTGA
- a CDS encoding NAD(P)/FAD-dependent oxidoreductase — MIEADVVVIGAGPAGSASAIALAGAGLRVAVFGRAQARERIGESLSPGAPSLLAQLGVWERFRADGHLPCHANASAWGSAALAWHDFLRDPRGHGFHIDRARFEAMLRERAIEVGARLFEEDAPRGWQLEGGVWRAAANADSRVVAARYVVDASGRAASFARSQGATRLVAWEQVALVAFARAARPIEETFTLIEAVREGFWYSAPIPGGRFALALFTDAALHHAPSARTPEGLGALLDASTHTRHRLEGHRARLEGAPRFVDAGSARLAHPQGPGWVAVGDAALCYDPISAHGLTLALRTGVDAAAALVADWRGDASALPAYATRLTRAFDDYRREALHIYRSEQRWLDAPYWHARHAR; from the coding sequence TTGATCGAGGCGGATGTCGTCGTCATTGGCGCGGGGCCGGCGGGGAGTGCGTCGGCCATCGCGCTCGCCGGCGCGGGCCTGCGCGTGGCAGTCTTCGGACGCGCGCAGGCCCGCGAGCGCATCGGCGAGAGCCTCTCGCCCGGGGCGCCGTCCCTGCTTGCGCAGCTTGGGGTTTGGGAGCGCTTCCGTGCGGACGGGCACCTGCCCTGCCACGCGAATGCCTCCGCGTGGGGGAGCGCCGCGCTTGCATGGCACGACTTCCTTCGCGATCCACGCGGGCACGGCTTCCATATCGACCGCGCGCGCTTCGAGGCCATGCTGCGGGAGCGGGCCATCGAGGTGGGCGCACGCCTCTTCGAGGAGGACGCGCCGCGGGGATGGCAATTGGAGGGCGGTGTATGGCGCGCGGCGGCGAATGCCGATAGCCGGGTAGTCGCCGCGCGTTACGTGGTCGACGCGTCGGGACGGGCAGCGTCCTTCGCTCGCAGCCAGGGCGCGACGCGCCTGGTCGCGTGGGAGCAGGTGGCGCTCGTCGCCTTCGCGCGCGCGGCTCGGCCCATCGAGGAGACGTTTACGCTGATCGAGGCTGTGCGCGAGGGGTTCTGGTACTCGGCGCCCATCCCCGGGGGGCGCTTCGCCCTCGCGCTCTTCACCGATGCCGCGCTGCACCACGCGCCGAGCGCGCGCACGCCCGAAGGCCTCGGCGCGCTGCTCGATGCTTCGACCCATACCCGGCACCGCCTCGAGGGTCACCGCGCGCGCCTCGAAGGTGCCCCGCGCTTCGTCGACGCCGGGAGCGCCCGCCTCGCGCATCCGCAAGGCCCCGGTTGGGTGGCCGTCGGCGACGCCGCGCTCTGCTACGATCCCATCTCCGCGCACGGGCTGACGCTCGCGCTGCGCACAGGCGTGGACGCCGCTGCCGCGCTCGTCGCTGACTGGCGCGGCGACGCTTCCGCCCTGCCCGCCTACGCCACGCGCCTCACGCGCGCCTTCGATGACTACCGCCGCGAGGCCCTGCACATCTACCGTAGCGAGCAGCGCTGGCTCGACGCGCCCTACTGGCACGCGCGCCACGCACGCTGA
- a CDS encoding SDR family oxidoreductase translates to MKTVLITGCSSGYGLETARHFHAQGWNVVATMRTPREDVLPRSDRLRVVALDVTKPERIAAALEASGPIDVLVNNAGIGLLGAFEATPMATVRDIFETNTFGVMAMTQAVLPQFRARKSGVIVNVTSSVTLAPMPLVAVYTASKMAIEGFTASLAFELEAFNVRVKLVEPGYCPNTSFTSNGGARMTGLIPEAYAPFAERIFAAFGQTTVVTRESDVAEGVWRAANDATATLRFPAGPDAVALVS, encoded by the coding sequence ATGAAAACGGTGCTCATCACGGGTTGCTCTTCTGGGTATGGTCTCGAGACCGCGCGCCATTTCCACGCGCAGGGCTGGAACGTGGTCGCCACCATGCGAACGCCGCGCGAGGACGTTCTCCCCCGATCGGACCGGCTGCGCGTGGTCGCGCTCGATGTGACGAAGCCCGAGCGTATCGCCGCTGCGCTCGAAGCGAGTGGGCCCATCGACGTGCTCGTCAACAACGCGGGCATCGGGCTCCTGGGCGCCTTCGAGGCCACGCCGATGGCCACGGTGCGCGACATCTTCGAGACCAACACCTTCGGCGTGATGGCGATGACGCAGGCTGTGCTGCCCCAATTCCGCGCGCGCAAGTCGGGCGTGATCGTGAACGTGACGTCGAGCGTGACGCTCGCGCCCATGCCGCTGGTGGCCGTGTACACGGCGAGCAAGATGGCCATCGAGGGGTTCACCGCGTCGCTCGCATTCGAACTCGAAGCATTCAATGTACGGGTGAAGCTGGTCGAGCCTGGCTATTGCCCGAACACGAGCTTCACGAGCAACGGGGGGGCCCGCATGACAGGGCTGATCCCCGAGGCGTACGCGCCTTTTGCAGAGCGCATTTTCGCGGCTTTCGGGCAGACGACTGTCGTGACGCGCGAGTCCGACGTGGCCGAGGGGGTATGGCGTGCCGCGAACGACGCGACGGCAACCCTCCGTTTTCCGGCTGGCCCTGACGCGGTGGCGCTGGTCTCCTGA
- a CDS encoding helix-turn-helix domain-containing protein: MAIRTHVLAVSVPGLRAVRWSTDELYAGMKETYAIARVETGRSEWWSGGKVWKIGPGSLQIQQPGDVHRDVSREGPSTVQIITFPAPTVESVTGKIRVHPQLAAGDERGAAFQRLHDAVHAGADRLTLEIAVAEAIEAFATVGHAKCEHTRPVRRAIELLRERLAESVTLDDLEAHAGLDKFHLCRAFRAQVGMPPHAYLTRLRIMRAKELLAAGVKPSNIAPQVGLYDQSQLNRHFRRIVGTTPGQYARGV; this comes from the coding sequence GTGGCCATTCGTACCCACGTCCTCGCAGTCTCCGTGCCCGGCCTGCGCGCCGTGCGCTGGTCGACCGACGAGCTTTACGCCGGAATGAAGGAGACGTACGCGATCGCCCGCGTCGAGACCGGGCGCTCGGAGTGGTGGAGTGGCGGCAAGGTGTGGAAGATCGGCCCGGGCTCGTTGCAGATCCAGCAACCGGGCGATGTCCACCGCGATGTCTCGCGCGAAGGCCCGAGCACGGTCCAGATCATCACGTTCCCGGCGCCCACCGTGGAGAGCGTGACCGGCAAGATTCGCGTCCATCCGCAGCTCGCGGCCGGTGACGAGCGCGGCGCGGCGTTCCAACGCCTCCACGACGCGGTGCACGCTGGCGCGGATCGGCTCACGCTCGAGATCGCCGTTGCCGAGGCGATCGAAGCGTTCGCGACTGTCGGCCATGCGAAGTGCGAGCACACGCGGCCGGTGCGCCGCGCGATCGAGCTCCTCCGCGAGCGGCTTGCCGAGTCGGTGACGCTCGACGATCTCGAGGCGCACGCCGGCCTCGATAAATTTCATCTATGCCGTGCGTTTCGCGCGCAGGTCGGCATGCCGCCACACGCGTACCTCACGCGGCTACGGATCATGCGCGCGAAAGAGCTGCTCGCGGCCGGCGTGAAGCCGAGCAACATCGCACCCCAGGTCGGCCTCTACGATCAGAGCCAACTGAACCGACATTTCCGGCGCATCGTTGGTACGACGCCCGGTCAGTACGCGCGCGGCGTGTAG
- a CDS encoding aminotransferase class III-fold pyridoxal phosphate-dependent enzyme gives MTDDISELTARYTYGTWRAQRGWKPLHVTKAEGCHFWDASGKRYLDFSSQLVCSNLGHQNQAVIDAICAQAKELAFIGPSYTCDVRAKAAQKMLEVMPKGLDKFFFATSGTEANEAAIKIARLYTGKHKIIARYTSYHGSTAGSIAATGDLRRWFVEPTGKIPGVIFGPEANCYRCPLQQKQGTCGTACADYLAYMIDHEENVAAIIVEPIVGTNGVLVPPPDYLPKLAEHAKKRGVLLIADEVMTGWGRTGKWFAVEHWGVTPDILTTAKGVTNAAMPLGVVATSRAIADFFDDNYFAHGHTYEAHPLTLAPAIAAINEYKRLDLIERSAKMGELLGQKLKALAAKHPSIGDVRGLGLFWAVELVKDRTTKEPLNTPQDKAARRPLVIDAVAAEMTKRGVTVLAWVSHLVIAPPLIVTEEELDEGIAALDAALTIADEKVA, from the coding sequence ATGACCGACGACATCTCCGAGCTCACAGCGAGGTATACCTACGGCACTTGGCGCGCGCAGCGCGGCTGGAAGCCCCTGCACGTCACGAAGGCCGAGGGCTGCCATTTCTGGGACGCCTCTGGCAAACGATACCTCGATTTCTCGTCGCAGCTCGTCTGCTCGAACCTGGGCCACCAGAACCAGGCGGTCATCGACGCCATTTGCGCGCAGGCGAAGGAGCTCGCGTTCATCGGCCCCTCGTACACGTGTGATGTCCGCGCGAAGGCCGCGCAGAAGATGCTCGAGGTGATGCCGAAGGGGCTCGACAAGTTCTTCTTCGCCACCTCCGGCACCGAGGCGAACGAGGCCGCCATCAAGATCGCCCGGCTCTACACGGGCAAACACAAGATCATCGCCCGCTACACCTCGTACCACGGCTCGACCGCGGGCTCGATCGCCGCGACCGGTGACCTGCGCCGCTGGTTCGTGGAGCCGACCGGGAAGATCCCGGGCGTGATATTCGGGCCCGAGGCGAATTGTTATCGTTGCCCGCTCCAGCAAAAGCAGGGGACGTGCGGCACGGCCTGCGCCGATTACCTCGCGTACATGATCGACCACGAGGAGAACGTGGCCGCGATCATCGTCGAGCCCATCGTCGGGACGAACGGCGTGCTCGTGCCGCCCCCGGACTACCTGCCGAAGCTCGCCGAGCACGCGAAGAAGCGCGGCGTGCTCCTCATCGCGGACGAGGTGATGACGGGCTGGGGCCGCACGGGCAAGTGGTTCGCCGTGGAGCATTGGGGCGTGACGCCCGACATCCTGACGACGGCGAAGGGCGTGACGAACGCCGCGATGCCGCTCGGCGTGGTCGCGACGAGCCGCGCGATCGCCGATTTCTTCGACGACAACTACTTCGCGCACGGCCATACCTACGAGGCGCACCCGCTCACGCTCGCGCCCGCGATCGCGGCGATCAACGAGTACAAGCGGCTCGACCTCATCGAGCGCTCGGCCAAGATGGGCGAGCTGCTCGGGCAGAAGCTCAAGGCGCTCGCCGCGAAGCACCCGTCGATCGGCGACGTGCGTGGCCTCGGGCTCTTCTGGGCCGTCGAGCTCGTCAAGGACCGTACGACGAAGGAGCCGCTCAACACGCCGCAGGACAAGGCGGCGCGCAGGCCGCTCGTCATCGACGCGGTCGCCGCCGAAATGACGAAGCGCGGAGTCACCGTGCTCGCGTGGGTGAGCCACCTCGTGATCGCGCCGCCGCTCATCGTGACGGAGGAGGAGCTCGACGAGGGCATCGCCGCGCTCGACGCCGCGCTCACGATCGCCGACGAAAAGGTCGCGTAG
- a CDS encoding AraC family transcriptional regulator encodes MNDPLSEVIALLQPRAVFSKRISGAGRWGVRYAEFGQPSFCVVLEGRCLLAVDGQPALTLEANDFVLLPATPGFTLSGFEPVTPERIDPKVTPSPTDEVHHGTRGGRPDARLLGGYFVFDSPDAALMVSLLPALVHVRGVERLSILVRLVGDESNEQRSGRDLVLTRLVEVLLIEALRSTSGDDAPPGLLRGLSDARLAPAIRKMHGQLTRSWTVAQLAKTAALSRSAFFERFTRTVGLPPMEYLLAWRMAVARDLLRRHELGIAEVAERVGYGSASTFSTAFSRYVGQPPSHYARAG; translated from the coding sequence GTGAACGACCCTCTCTCGGAAGTCATCGCGCTGCTTCAGCCACGCGCCGTGTTCTCGAAGCGCATCAGCGGCGCCGGTCGCTGGGGGGTTCGCTACGCGGAGTTTGGCCAGCCGAGCTTCTGTGTCGTGCTCGAAGGCCGCTGCCTCCTCGCCGTCGACGGTCAGCCTGCCCTCACGCTCGAGGCGAATGACTTCGTCCTCCTGCCGGCGACGCCGGGTTTCACGCTGTCGGGCTTCGAACCGGTGACGCCGGAGCGTATCGACCCCAAGGTCACGCCCTCGCCGACGGATGAAGTCCACCATGGCACGCGTGGCGGACGCCCCGACGCGCGGCTGCTCGGCGGTTATTTCGTCTTCGACTCGCCTGACGCAGCGCTGATGGTGTCGCTCCTGCCGGCGCTGGTGCACGTGCGTGGTGTCGAGCGGCTGTCGATATTGGTGCGGCTCGTCGGCGATGAATCGAACGAGCAGAGATCGGGGCGCGACCTCGTGCTCACGCGGCTCGTGGAGGTGCTGCTCATCGAAGCATTGCGATCGACATCGGGCGACGACGCGCCGCCGGGGCTCCTGCGCGGGCTTTCCGATGCGCGGCTCGCGCCAGCGATACGCAAAATGCACGGTCAGCTCACGCGCTCATGGACGGTGGCACAGCTCGCGAAGACGGCGGCGCTCTCGCGCTCGGCGTTCTTCGAGCGTTTTACCCGCACCGTGGGCCTGCCGCCGATGGAATATCTGCTCGCCTGGCGAATGGCCGTCGCAAGGGATCTGCTCCGCCGCCACGAGCTCGGAATCGCCGAGGTCGCCGAGCGCGTCGGGTATGGCTCGGCGAGCACCTTCAGCACTGCATTCAGCCGATACGTGGGACAACCTCCGAGCCATTATGCGCGTGCGGGCTAG